GGATGGATTGTACAGAAAAGTCCCAGGTCAGGATATTCTTTTTTATGATCGAAGTTCGGAATCGATTCTAAGATAGAGATACATTCGTCCAAGATTGCTTCGTATCCATAAGGATGATCCTCTTCTATTTTGTAATTCGGATCCTTATCCTTTTTGTCGGAAATTTCCAAACATTTTCCGTAAAGTAGTCCGCTCAGGTCCCAGAGTTTTCCCAAAACGGAAAATCTCTCTCTGGATTCGTTTCCGTGGCTTAGATCGGAAACAATTTTACGGATGGCTCCACAGAATAAAACTGCGGCGGATAACATTTCTGACAAATGGATATCGGCACCTAGTTTAGAATAATCTTCTATAAAATGATAATGAGAAGGGATTTTGAAATTTTCACCTGTGATCTTACAATGGGTAGCTTCTCTAGCGACGTCCAGATACACCTCTTCGATTTTTAAACCGGGGAAATCTCTTGGAATAAAAAATACTCCGAAACGATTTTTCTCTTCTTCTCTGGCTACGACCAAGTAACCTTCTGCATCTGCGCCGTTTGTTACGAATCCTTTGTGAAAATTTAATTCAATTTCTCCACTCAGAAGTACTTTTGCCGTAGATGTAAGATTGGTTAGTTTTCCCATCCAACCTGGTTCACTCACTCCAAGTCCCAAAATTCCGAGGCCGTTTACTAATCTATCCTGGAGCTCCAATACCAAACTTTTGGATTCTTCTCGGATAGAAGCTCCCTCTTCGGAACCGAGAACTAATTTCAGGATCTTTCCGGCTACATTTGTTTGGGCCATCAGCCCTACCCCAACTCCTATCCCATGGGGAAAAGAAGGAATTAATATTAACTTTTCGTGAAATGCTCTGAATCCGCCGTCTTTTAAGGCATTAAGTAGTCCTGCCTTTGCTATATCTGGCAAAGAGGATTTATAAACGGATCTGAATTCTCCCGGAGGAAAGGAAGAAAGTTTCTCTCTTAATTCTTTCATCATTGGATGGAAAATTTAACCTGCCTTCTTCCCTGGATTTCCCAAAACTTTTTTCAAGTATTGGCCTGTAAAAGATTCTTTGACCTTTGCAATCTCCGTTGGAGTTCCTTCAGCGATGATCTTTCCACCACCTTCTCCTCCTTCAGGTCCTAGGTCGATGATCCAATCCGCTTGTTTGATCACATCCAGATTATGCTCGATCACAATCATGGAATTTCCACGATCCACAAGAGTATGCAAAACAGTCATCAAATGTCGAACGTCTTCGAAATGAAGGCCGGTTGTAGGTTCATCCAGAATATACAATGTTTTTCCAGTAGGCCGTTTAGATAATTCGGTGGCCAGTTTAATCCTTTGTGCTTCTCCGCCAGAGAATGTTGTAGCAGGCTGCCCCAATTTGATATAGCCAAGGCCGACTTCGCCCAAGGTTTCCAGTTTTCTTTTTAAAGCAGGAATATTCTCAAAGAATGGAACTGAATCTTCTACAGTCATTTCCAGGATTTCGTAAATATTTTTACCTTTATAACGAACTTCTAATGTTTCTTGGTTATAACGTTTTCCTTTACAAACATCGCAGGTCACATATACGTCCGGAAGAAAGTGCATCTCTATTTTTAGGATACCGTCTCCCTCACAGGTTTCACATCGTCCCCCACTTACGTTAAAGCTGAATCTTCCCGGAGAATAACCTCTGAGTTTGGATTCTTCTAACCCCGCAAACATGTCGCGTACTACTGTGAAAAGCCCTGTATAAGTGGCCGGGTTAGATCTAGGAGTTCTACCGATAGGAGACTGGTCTATATTGATGATCTTATCTATTTCTTCCAGACCTGTGATCTTCTCGTGTTTTCCCCAGACAGTCCTCATCTTCATCACTTTATGAGCCGCTGCATTATAGAGGATATCGTTGATCAGGGTGGATTTCCCCGAACCGGAAACACCGGTCACCACGATCAGTTTGCCGAGTGGGATCTCCACACTTACGTTTTTAAGATTATTCTCTTTCGCGTTTACGATCTTGAGTTTTTTGCCGTTTCCTGTTCGGACAGATTTAGGAACCGGAATAAATTCTTTGCCGGATAAAAACTTACCGGTAAGAGAATTTTTGTTTTTAGAAACTTCTTCCGGAGTTCCGGAACAAACAATTGTTCCACCATGAACACCCGCGCCCGGTCCCATATCGATCAGCCAGTCGGCTTCTTCCATGGTTTCTTGGTCATGCTCTACTACTAAAACGGTGTTTCCTAAATCTCTCAGATCCTTGAGAGTATTTACTAATTTAGTATTATCTCTCTGGTGAAGACCGATAGAGGGTTCATCTAAGATATATAATACACCTTGTAACCTGGATCCGATCTGCGTAGCTAGTCTGATCCTTTGGGCTTCTCCGCCGGAAAGAGTTCCAGCGGCTCGTTCTAAACTTAGGTAGCCCACTCCCACATCGTTTAAGAAAGTAAGTCTTTGTTGGATTTCCTTCAGAATAGGTCTTGCGATTATTTCTTCACTTCCCTTAGGCTTCATGGATTTTACGAAGTCTAAGCCCTTCTCCACACTGAAAGCGGAAAATTTATCTATTGTCAGACCATTCACTTCTACATGAAGGCTTACAGGTTTCAGACGTTTTCCTTCGCAAGCAGGACAATTATGATTGGTCATATATCCTTCTAACTGCTGGCGTCTTGCTTCTGAGCCTTCTTTATATCTTCTTTTTAAGTTTGGGATCACACCTTCGAATTCTCTACTGAATTCATAATGTGATTTTTCATTTCTGAAATCGTAATCTATTTTGAGATTTTTATCTCCGTAAAGGATGGTATCCCTTACCTTCTTAGGAAGATCCTTCCAAGGAATATTATAATCAAATTTTAATTTTTTAGCCAAAGAATGAACGGTTGTTAAAAACCAATAACTATTACTCTTTGCTCCTGCCCAGGCTTCGATACAACCCTCGACCAAGGAGAGTTCCGAATCTGTAATTAAAAGATCCTCATCAAATTCCAGAAGGCTTCCGAGTCCGTCACATGTCTCGCAGGCGCCGAAGGGAGAGTTAAATGAAAATAATCTAGGAGAAAGTTCGGGTAAAGATTCTTCTGGGTGATTCGGGCAAGAAAGTTTTTGGGAGAATGTATGGTCCTTCTTCCCATCATCCATGAGAAGAATTCCTTCCGATTGTTTAAGAGCAGTTTCGACTGAGTCGGTCAAACGGGAACGTATTCCGTCCTTGATCACAAGACGATCCACTACGATCTCAATCGTCGCCTTAAAACTTTTTTTGAGAACGATTTCTTCGTCTAAAGTTTTGATCTCGCCGTTCAAACGGATCCTGTTGAAGCCGTCTTTTCGAATCTTCTCCAGAACATCTTTATGTTCTCCCTTTTTTCCGGAAACGATCGGAGCCAATATTTGGATCTTAGTTCCTTCGGGAAAATTTAAGATCCTTTCGGTGATTTGGTCGATGGAGAGAGATTGGATCGGAGTTCCACAGATTGGACAATGGGGTTTTCCAACTCTCGCATATAAAAGGCGCAGATAATCATAGATCTCTGTCACAGTTCCTACAGTGGATCTTGGGTTACGATGTGTGGTCTTCTGTTCTATAGAAATTGCAGGAGAAAGCCCTTCGATGAGATCCAAATCGGGTTTTTCCATCTGGCCTAAAAATTGTCTAGCATACGCAGAAAGACTTTCTACATATCTTCTTTGTCCTTCCGCATAGATCGTATCGAAAGCAAGAGAAGATTTACCTGAACCGGAAAGTCCAGTGATCACAACGAGTTTGTCCCGCGGAATATCCACATTGATATTCTTAAGATTATGCTCCCGAGCTCCTCGGATGCGGATATGATCCAAACGAATAACCCTCTCTTAGGTTTCAGATAAATTC
This genomic window from Leptospira neocaledonica contains:
- a CDS encoding acyl-CoA dehydrogenase family protein, giving the protein MMKELREKLSSFPPGEFRSVYKSSLPDIAKAGLLNALKDGGFRAFHEKLILIPSFPHGIGVGVGLMAQTNVAGKILKLVLGSEEGASIREESKSLVLELQDRLVNGLGILGLGVSEPGWMGKLTNLTSTAKVLLSGEIELNFHKGFVTNGADAEGYLVVAREEEKNRFGVFFIPRDFPGLKIEEVYLDVAREATHCKITGENFKIPSHYHFIEDYSKLGADIHLSEMLSAAVLFCGAIRKIVSDLSHGNESRERFSVLGKLWDLSGLLYGKCLEISDKKDKDPNYKIEEDHPYGYEAILDECISILESIPNFDHKKEYPDLGLFCTIHPARSPVYIKNRLKQSKSWRKFGNFKEV
- the uvrA gene encoding excinuclease ABC subunit UvrA; this translates as MDHIRIRGAREHNLKNINVDIPRDKLVVITGLSGSGKSSLAFDTIYAEGQRRYVESLSAYARQFLGQMEKPDLDLIEGLSPAISIEQKTTHRNPRSTVGTVTEIYDYLRLLYARVGKPHCPICGTPIQSLSIDQITERILNFPEGTKIQILAPIVSGKKGEHKDVLEKIRKDGFNRIRLNGEIKTLDEEIVLKKSFKATIEIVVDRLVIKDGIRSRLTDSVETALKQSEGILLMDDGKKDHTFSQKLSCPNHPEESLPELSPRLFSFNSPFGACETCDGLGSLLEFDEDLLITDSELSLVEGCIEAWAGAKSNSYWFLTTVHSLAKKLKFDYNIPWKDLPKKVRDTILYGDKNLKIDYDFRNEKSHYEFSREFEGVIPNLKRRYKEGSEARRQQLEGYMTNHNCPACEGKRLKPVSLHVEVNGLTIDKFSAFSVEKGLDFVKSMKPKGSEEIIARPILKEIQQRLTFLNDVGVGYLSLERAAGTLSGGEAQRIRLATQIGSRLQGVLYILDEPSIGLHQRDNTKLVNTLKDLRDLGNTVLVVEHDQETMEEADWLIDMGPGAGVHGGTIVCSGTPEEVSKNKNSLTGKFLSGKEFIPVPKSVRTGNGKKLKIVNAKENNLKNVSVEIPLGKLIVVTGVSGSGKSTLINDILYNAAAHKVMKMRTVWGKHEKITGLEEIDKIINIDQSPIGRTPRSNPATYTGLFTVVRDMFAGLEESKLRGYSPGRFSFNVSGGRCETCEGDGILKIEMHFLPDVYVTCDVCKGKRYNQETLEVRYKGKNIYEILEMTVEDSVPFFENIPALKRKLETLGEVGLGYIKLGQPATTFSGGEAQRIKLATELSKRPTGKTLYILDEPTTGLHFEDVRHLMTVLHTLVDRGNSMIVIEHNLDVIKQADWIIDLGPEGGEGGGKIIAEGTPTEIAKVKESFTGQYLKKVLGNPGKKAG